The sequence below is a genomic window from Fusibacter sp. A1.
GACAGAATTTCTGCCCCTTCAGATCCGTTTAACATTAGTTGTTCTGTCATCAAGGTAAAACCCGATATATCAGCAAACATTGTATATCCACAAAGTACACCACTGTACCTATTACATTTCATTTCGTCATAAATCAATTCTGGAACTAAATTCTTCATATTCAACCCCCTACCTGTTTAAAATAACAATATAGTAATTTCTATAAAAGTAAGCCTATTAGTAACTATTCGGTTATACATTTTTATTTAAAGCACAAGTCCTTATATCGTACATCCATTCGTGTCGCTCAGAATTCTAAATCTCATATTCTTGCATTTCTCTACCAACAAATATACAATCCGTCTCATACTTGCTTAATGCGCTATAAATTCTTATTGATTGATGATGTCCTAATACAAGTTTCTTCGAATTTGATTTTGTTAGAATATTAATTGCAGACTCAACACTAGCATGACCATATGAACGTAATGTAGCTGTCGTTAATTCTTCTTTTAAGAAGAAGGCATCCATATAAAGTAAGTCAGAATTTTTACAAAAACTCATAATATCTTTATCTTCTTCCATACCATCAGGTAAATCTGTTAGTATAGATATTTTTTTGTTTTCTTCTTCAATTGAATAAATCATACAGCCACCGGGATGGTCAACTAACATCCCCTTTATTGTTAAACCATCAATGTGTATTGTACAATTGTTCCTTAACTCATGATGGTTTAGTTTAGCACCCATATAATTAGGTTTCATTGGTAAT
It includes:
- a CDS encoding MBL fold metallo-hydrolase, producing MKFKIYGVMGSVSGGQSNLGSNTTCLMVKNNKTEIVFDAGSGLINYMNQSRLNKFTLFISHYHLDHILGLPFIAQIYDKDNSFDIYSPDLNGYNVQNALETLMVEPILPMKPNYMGAKLNHHELRNNCTIHIDGLTIKGMLVDHPGGCMIYSIEEENKKISILTDLPDGMEEDKDIMSFCKNSDLLYMDAFFLKEELTTATLRSYGHASVESAINILTKSNSKKLVLGHHQSIRIYSALSKYETDCIFVGREMQEYEI